A window of the Virgibacillus pantothenticus genome harbors these coding sequences:
- a CDS encoding DUF871 domain-containing protein, which yields MKQLGVSIYPSSSNFEKDKEYLNLASQFGFTRIFTSLLEITGNADEVVNKFRKIIKHGNSLGMETILDINPKLFNQLGVSYNDLSFFKDLGAAGIRLDLGFTGLEETRMTKNPHDLIIEVNMSSGTKYIENIMSYQPNKEKLYASHNFYPQKYSGISQQHFETTTEMFNQYDLKTAAFVTSQHGELGPWPVQKGLCTLERHRNLSIQTQVTHFRLMGTIDDLLIGNAYATKDELQMMSDAYLSTHPFFEVVLTDNVTELEKKIILDEEHQYRGDRSAYMIRSSTTRLKYREADIQPNHTVPIKKGDVVICNNNFGQYKGETQIALQDMDNDGDRNVVGHLRQETVFLLDFIKPWSSFQFINSIDQ from the coding sequence ATGAAACAATTAGGAGTGTCAATTTATCCATCTAGTAGCAACTTTGAAAAGGATAAAGAGTATTTAAATCTCGCTAGTCAATTTGGATTCACTAGAATCTTCACCAGCTTATTGGAGATTACTGGTAATGCCGATGAAGTAGTTAATAAGTTTAGAAAAATTATAAAGCACGGTAATTCGCTTGGCATGGAAACAATTTTAGATATTAATCCGAAGCTATTTAATCAATTGGGGGTTAGCTATAATGACCTCAGTTTTTTTAAAGATTTGGGAGCAGCAGGCATACGTCTAGATCTCGGATTTACTGGTTTAGAAGAAACAAGAATGACAAAAAATCCACACGATTTAATTATTGAAGTAAACATGAGTAGTGGAACAAAATATATAGAGAATATCATGAGCTATCAACCGAACAAGGAAAAGTTATATGCTTCTCATAACTTTTACCCGCAAAAATACTCTGGTATTTCACAGCAACATTTTGAAACGACCACAGAGATGTTTAATCAGTATGATTTAAAAACAGCAGCATTTGTAACTTCACAACATGGAGAACTTGGACCATGGCCAGTTCAAAAGGGCTTATGTACGCTTGAACGACATAGAAATCTATCTATTCAAACCCAGGTAACACATTTTCGATTAATGGGCACGATTGATGATTTGTTAATAGGAAATGCTTACGCCACTAAAGATGAATTGCAGATGATGTCAGATGCTTATTTATCTACACATCCTTTCTTTGAAGTAGTATTAACAGATAATGTAACCGAACTAGAGAAAAAAATTATTCTTGATGAAGAACATCAATATAGGGGAGATCGATCTGCATATATGATTCGCTCATCGACTACGCGATTGAAGTATAGAGAAGCGGACATTCAACCTAATCATACGGTACCAATTAAAAAGGGCGATGTTGTTATTTGTAATAATAATTTTGGTCAGTACAAAGGAGAAACGCAAATTGCTTTACAGGATATGGATAACGACGGAGATAGAAATGTAGTTGGCCATCTTAGACAGGAGACTGTCTTTCTATTGGACTTTATCAAACCATGGTCAAGCTTTCAATTTATAAATAGTATCGACCAATAA
- a CDS encoding PTS lactose/cellobiose transporter subunit IIA, which translates to MGLITHSGNAKSCAMEGIQEAKQGNFKAADKKMEEAHNELENAHNSQTSLLSKEASGENIEITLLMVHAQDHLMNAITFCDLAEEFIDLYKDK; encoded by the coding sequence ATGGGACTGATTACGCATAGTGGAAATGCAAAAAGTTGTGCAATGGAAGGGATACAAGAGGCAAAACAAGGAAATTTTAAAGCGGCAGATAAAAAAATGGAAGAAGCTCATAATGAATTGGAAAATGCACATAACTCCCAAACAAGTCTGTTATCAAAAGAAGCCTCTGGAGAGAATATAGAAATAACGTTATTAATGGTTCACGCTCAAGATCATTTGATGAATGCAATCACTTTCTGCGATTTAGCAGAAGAATTTATTGATTTATATAAAGATAAATAA
- a CDS encoding PTS sugar transporter subunit IIB, with amino-acid sequence MSKQANILLVCSAGMSTSLLMTNMEKAAKEKGIDVKIQAMSSSAANKYIAKEDVDVLLLGPQVRFLKKKYEKKLAGTHTKLAVIDMQDYGQVNGEKVLELALQLTSEIDK; translated from the coding sequence ATGAGTAAGCAAGCCAATATTTTATTAGTGTGTTCTGCAGGAATGAGTACTAGTTTATTAATGACAAACATGGAAAAGGCAGCAAAGGAAAAGGGAATAGATGTCAAAATTCAGGCAATGTCCTCAAGCGCTGCTAACAAATATATAGCTAAAGAAGATGTAGATGTCTTATTACTAGGACCCCAAGTACGCTTTTTAAAGAAAAAGTATGAGAAGAAGCTAGCGGGTACGCATACGAAACTTGCTGTTATAGATATGCAAGACTATGGGCAAGTGAACGGTGAGAAAGTCTTAGAATTAGCTCTACAATTAACAAGTGAAATTGATAAATAG
- a CDS encoding BglG family transcription antiterminator, producing MGINKRQSTILLLLNKSKGPITANWISKELNVSDRTVRNEINNLRKECKSLGIEIESIRGKGYDLKIIDPTLFKEALNIYIKDDTLTNYNRFTLQSNRVKYLLQRLLLAKDFIKMEKLEEELFVSRSTLKNDLKLVKQELEKFQLVCISKPYYGKKVHGEEYMKRLCLSNSILDNYDVFREKTVWFRFIDMDLFNKIKDIIIEIVNDYSFEISDLTLENLATHIAIACKRIEDNFIIEQLNIPLADGYTVEKSIANKIIQRVECFTGLNFPRTEEEYILVHLLGTKLLSNKRNANDSIVMNEIVRDIVIELKEIYDWDFYSDLEFIQGLSSHLGPVMNRLKYGMNIHNPLLNDIKLTYPLAFEGAIVASRCIKKYIDKEINEHEISYIAMYIQAALERIKGIQKYKILVVCATGVGSAKLLYYQLKDLFGQKIEIVDTISFYKLPSFSLAGIDFIISTVPINRKLKTPVIVVNPFLKDEDINTIASQVNTCDNILSFIDLERIFVHEELKNQEAVIQFLCNKLYEQGLVKKNYATLVLKRESVASTYFGNLVAIPHPITPQTSKTFWTICTLKAPILWNNQNMVQLVCLLNVEKDGAEDLSGMYESLIHLIKSNSIVREIINSKSPQQIAEILSEQIKR from the coding sequence ATGGGAATTAACAAAAGGCAAAGCACCATTTTATTACTTTTAAATAAATCCAAAGGACCTATAACAGCTAATTGGATCTCAAAAGAACTGAATGTTAGTGATCGTACGGTTCGTAATGAAATAAATAATTTACGTAAGGAATGTAAATCGCTCGGGATAGAAATTGAGTCCATACGAGGAAAAGGTTACGACTTAAAAATAATTGACCCTACTCTATTTAAAGAGGCGCTAAACATATATATAAAAGATGACACATTAACTAATTATAATCGTTTTACCCTCCAAAGCAATAGAGTGAAGTACTTGTTACAGCGTCTTTTGCTCGCAAAAGATTTTATAAAAATGGAAAAGCTTGAAGAAGAACTGTTTGTCTCAAGATCTACGTTAAAAAATGATTTGAAGCTAGTTAAGCAGGAGTTAGAAAAATTCCAGTTGGTTTGTATTAGTAAACCTTACTATGGAAAAAAGGTTCATGGTGAGGAATATATGAAAAGGTTATGCTTATCAAATTCTATATTAGATAACTATGACGTTTTTAGAGAAAAGACAGTTTGGTTTAGATTCATAGATATGGATCTATTCAATAAAATAAAGGATATAATTATTGAGATAGTGAATGATTACAGTTTTGAAATATCAGACCTAACATTGGAGAATTTGGCTACTCATATAGCTATAGCTTGCAAGCGTATCGAAGACAACTTTATTATTGAACAACTAAATATTCCATTAGCAGATGGATATACAGTTGAAAAAAGTATCGCAAATAAAATTATCCAAAGAGTAGAGTGTTTTACAGGTTTAAATTTCCCTAGAACAGAAGAAGAGTATATTTTAGTTCACCTGTTAGGTACAAAATTACTCTCTAATAAAAGGAATGCTAATGATTCTATCGTCATGAATGAGATTGTAAGAGACATTGTGATAGAGCTAAAGGAAATATATGATTGGGACTTTTATTCTGACTTGGAATTTATTCAGGGACTATCTTCGCACCTTGGACCAGTAATGAATCGGTTAAAATATGGTATGAATATTCATAATCCTTTATTAAACGACATAAAGCTGACATACCCTCTTGCCTTTGAAGGTGCAATTGTTGCAAGTAGATGTATTAAAAAGTACATCGATAAAGAAATTAATGAACATGAAATATCTTATATTGCTATGTATATTCAAGCAGCCCTTGAAAGAATAAAGGGAATACAAAAATATAAGATATTAGTCGTTTGTGCAACAGGAGTGGGAAGTGCAAAGCTTTTATATTATCAATTAAAGGATTTGTTTGGGCAGAAAATAGAGATAGTAGATACTATTAGTTTCTATAAACTGCCTTCTTTTTCTTTAGCTGGTATTGATTTCATAATAAGTACTGTTCCAATAAATAGAAAATTAAAGACTCCAGTTATTGTTGTCAATCCTTTTCTAAAAGATGAGGACATTAACACTATTGCTAGCCAGGTCAACACGTGTGATAATATACTTTCTTTTATAGATCTAGAAAGAATTTTTGTTCATGAAGAATTAAAAAACCAGGAAGCTGTTATTCAATTTTTATGTAATAAATTATATGAACAAGGTCTTGTTAAGAAAAACTACGCTACTTTAGTATTAAAGAGAGAGTCTGTGGCATCCACTTATTTTGGAAACTTGGTAGCAATACCACACCCGATAACTCCTCAAACTAGCAAAACATTTTGGACCATATGTACATTAAAAGCTCCAATATTGTGGAACAATCAAAATATGGTGCAACTTGTTTGTTTGCTAAATGTAGAAAAAGATGGTGCAGAGGATTTAAGCGGTATGTATGAAAGTTTAATTCATCTCATTAAAAGTAATTCAATTGTAAGAGAAATAATAAATAGTAAATCGCCGCAACAAATAGCTGAAATACTAAGCGAACAGATAAAAAGGTAA
- a CDS encoding HAMP domain-containing sensor histidine kinase: MEKSLSKDIRNLYTKSILWTVVTTILTVIAFVIIITFLQREMLPANHAEIAAMEASTEMKENTSKYLNEKQFLSKQNTLQKKGVYLSEFSMDGEMISGFERFDSLFNDKSIPELVNTTINSNGYYHKIFPITSHGEIKGIWVYSYQLNPTFSNEYYRYMMIGMIFLIFLSPIIYFIIFSRLYINKLYNKIRTPLEELMAASHKISQKDLDFDLKYDSKNEIGQLTRSFRQMQGELKKSLYENWKKDSEWAVMMSSLSHDLKTPITLIGMCSETLASDQTLSEEQKMSVEIIARNIIKANRLLDNMNIAGRIRNPTAMKDETTLVNLISEIEYDFKSIIEEKSITYSYESTADSNITVPYLKMSRILQNIFSNAVQYTPKGGEIMFTIEQTNNHLLLAIENSGAGIKKENWENIFRKHYREDPSRPNHGNSGLGLYITKQLIESLGGTISVTNPLKLNGIRFELVLPL; the protein is encoded by the coding sequence GTGGAAAAATCACTAAGTAAAGATATAAGAAATCTTTACACGAAGAGTATTCTGTGGACAGTTGTCACTACTATATTAACTGTTATAGCTTTTGTGATTATAATTACATTCTTACAGCGGGAAATGTTACCAGCTAACCATGCAGAAATTGCAGCAATGGAAGCAAGTACTGAGATGAAAGAAAATACTTCAAAGTATTTAAACGAAAAACAGTTTTTAAGTAAACAGAATACTTTGCAGAAAAAAGGTGTGTATTTAAGTGAATTTTCAATGGATGGAGAAATGATTTCTGGTTTTGAAAGATTTGATTCCCTGTTTAATGATAAATCAATTCCAGAACTTGTTAATACCACTATAAATAGCAATGGATATTATCATAAAATTTTCCCGATAACTAGTCACGGAGAAATAAAGGGAATATGGGTATACTCCTATCAATTGAACCCAACGTTTTCAAATGAATATTATCGTTATATGATGATAGGAATGATTTTTTTAATATTTCTATCGCCTATTATATATTTTATTATCTTTTCAAGACTTTATATCAATAAGTTATATAACAAAATTAGGACTCCACTAGAAGAATTGATGGCGGCATCGCATAAAATTAGTCAAAAAGACCTTGACTTTGATTTAAAATACGATTCGAAAAATGAAATAGGTCAGTTAACCCGGTCTTTTAGACAAATGCAAGGAGAATTAAAAAAATCATTATATGAGAACTGGAAAAAAGATTCAGAATGGGCGGTCATGATGTCAAGTTTATCACATGACTTAAAGACACCTATTACACTAATTGGGATGTGCTCAGAAACACTAGCAAGTGATCAGACGTTAAGTGAAGAACAAAAAATGAGTGTAGAGATAATTGCTCGGAACATAATTAAAGCAAATCGCTTATTAGATAATATGAATATTGCAGGTAGGATTAGAAATCCGACTGCTATGAAGGACGAGACAACGTTAGTCAATTTAATAAGTGAAATAGAGTATGATTTTAAATCAATAATAGAAGAGAAGTCAATTACCTATTCCTACGAATCAACAGCAGATTCAAACATTACTGTCCCTTATTTAAAAATGAGCAGAATCTTGCAGAATATTTTTTCAAATGCAGTCCAATATACGCCTAAGGGCGGGGAAATCATGTTTACAATAGAACAAACAAATAATCATCTGTTATTAGCAATAGAGAATTCGGGAGCAGGAATTAAAAAAGAAAACTGGGAAAATATATTTAGAAAACACTATAGAGAAGATCCGTCTAGACCAAACCATGGAAATTCAGGTTTGGGTTTATATATAACTAAACAACTAATAGAATCGCTGGGTGGAACAATATCGGTAACAAACCCATTAAAATTAAATGGCATTAGATTTGAACTCGTATTACCATTGTAA
- a CDS encoding response regulator transcription factor, protein MNRKLLIAEDEADMRRLIRLHLQKKGYQIMEATDGEDAINQINTSVDLVLLDIMMPKWSGLEVCERIRQKVDCPIVFISAASDEMTRIKALSLGGDDFIAKPFSLEELTLKIEAIFNMQARFLDSYEKEKRKHIMVDELEVDLLSRQISYKNKPIPFTKKEYELLVLLLSSPKQVFTKEQIYDHISGIDGIGSLQSVVEHVKNIRHKLGEVNYKYDYLQTVWGIGYQWKNH, encoded by the coding sequence ATGAATAGGAAACTTTTAATTGCTGAAGACGAAGCTGATATGCGGCGTTTAATTCGTTTGCATCTACAAAAGAAAGGCTATCAAATCATGGAAGCGACTGATGGAGAAGATGCAATTAACCAAATAAATACTAGCGTTGACCTTGTCCTGCTGGATATTATGATGCCAAAATGGAGCGGACTAGAAGTGTGTGAGCGTATTCGCCAGAAAGTGGATTGTCCAATTGTATTTATCAGTGCAGCATCAGATGAGATGACGCGTATAAAAGCTTTGTCGCTTGGCGGTGATGATTTTATCGCCAAGCCTTTTTCTCTAGAAGAATTAACTTTAAAAATTGAAGCTATTTTTAATATGCAAGCTCGTTTTCTTGACTCTTATGAAAAGGAAAAAAGAAAACATATTATGGTCGATGAATTAGAAGTTGATTTACTATCGAGACAAATATCCTATAAAAATAAACCTATCCCATTCACAAAAAAAGAATATGAATTGTTGGTTTTGTTGTTATCTTCTCCTAAACAGGTATTTACTAAGGAACAAATATATGACCATATTAGCGGAATCGATGGTATTGGAAGCTTACAATCTGTTGTAGAGCATGTTAAAAATATTAGACATAAATTAGGGGAAGTGAATTATAAATATGACTATTTACAAACTGTATGGGGGATCGGCTATCAGTGGAAAAATCACTAA
- a CDS encoding BsaG family lantibiotic immunity ABC transporter permease subunit, whose amino-acid sequence MNLLKTTTLKLIRTNWVIIMVAFPILYGLVLYWYLGRYNDLEQAYFMYALFYNCLLPCGIALLVSLYVQYEEQIGHFNHLLQLPRRDKWLITMVFVTWLSVGISTLISCVPLWLLVSSTYNQYIGYYLLFTTLFCLPMIIIMWFVALKINASLCLGMGVLLSLFLILFGANSLGDTIWMYVPLLYGTRYLYVVGRSHEDLFFILGLFVLFCSFLFAALIYWFNRWEGRKINE is encoded by the coding sequence ATGAACTTATTAAAAACCACAACATTGAAATTAATTCGTACAAATTGGGTAATAATAATGGTAGCTTTTCCCATTTTATATGGGCTTGTGCTATATTGGTATTTAGGTAGGTATAATGACCTGGAACAAGCGTATTTTATGTACGCATTATTTTATAACTGTTTGTTGCCTTGTGGAATTGCTTTATTGGTTAGTTTGTATGTTCAATATGAAGAACAAATTGGGCACTTTAATCATTTGTTACAGTTACCTCGTCGTGATAAATGGTTGATAACTATGGTATTTGTCACTTGGCTTTCTGTAGGTATAAGCACACTCATTAGTTGTGTGCCGTTGTGGTTATTAGTAAGCAGTACGTATAATCAATATATTGGCTACTACTTACTTTTCACTACTTTGTTTTGTTTACCGATGATCATCATTATGTGGTTTGTTGCTTTAAAAATAAATGCAAGCTTATGTTTAGGTATGGGGGTCTTATTAAGTTTATTTCTAATCCTATTTGGGGCAAATAGTTTGGGTGACACAATATGGATGTACGTTCCTTTACTCTACGGAACGAGATATTTATATGTGGTAGGTAGATCACATGAAGATTTATTTTTTATTTTAGGTTTGTTCGTATTATTTTGCAGTTTTCTTTTCGCTGCTCTTATCTATTGGTTTAACCGTTGGGAGGGAAGAAAAATTAATGAATAG
- a CDS encoding lantibiotic immunity ABC transporter MutE/EpiE family permease subunit has protein sequence MIGYLKAERIKMKATISKRLLFIIPLFFLVFSMFTAQFITKIGKFNGYLAQMFNQWPLIFLPIGLAIACSLNISLEKKSGNYKAIIANNLSLSKTWYSKIINMAFYQSLSSILIIVVAVGGSILTYGEVPNVLTIIYTTTLITLAALPLIPFNFILSQYFGTIITMITNLLGAFISVIWLAPYSRFWWTPWANMLRIPAALMGIHPNGTAIAPGSHLQDTTVLGVSIVISVLYFVLLFILSTFAFKKKVMK, from the coding sequence ATGATTGGGTACTTAAAAGCTGAACGGATAAAAATGAAAGCAACTATATCAAAACGATTATTATTCATTATCCCATTATTTTTCTTAGTATTTTCTATGTTTACTGCGCAGTTTATCACAAAAATAGGAAAATTTAATGGATATTTAGCACAAATGTTTAATCAATGGCCTTTGATTTTTTTGCCAATTGGATTAGCTATAGCATGTAGCTTGAATATCAGTTTGGAAAAAAAGAGTGGAAATTATAAGGCGATCATTGCGAATAACTTATCGTTATCTAAGACATGGTACTCTAAAATAATTAATATGGCATTTTATCAATCGCTATCTTCTATACTGATTATTGTCGTTGCTGTAGGGGGCTCGATACTAACTTATGGTGAGGTTCCTAATGTTTTAACGATCATTTATACCACTACTTTAATCACGTTAGCCGCTCTGCCACTAATACCATTTAATTTTATTCTTTCACAGTATTTCGGTACGATTATAACGATGATAACTAATTTATTAGGAGCTTTTATTAGCGTTATTTGGTTAGCACCTTATTCAAGATTTTGGTGGACTCCTTGGGCAAATATGCTTCGCATCCCAGCCGCATTGATGGGGATTCATCCGAATGGTACAGCCATTGCGCCTGGAAGCCATTTACAGGATACTACTGTATTAGGGGTGAGTATCGTCATTAGCGTACTGTACTTTGTTTTACTGTTCATTCTATCCACTTTTGCATTTAAGAAAAAGGTGATGAAATGA
- a CDS encoding lantibiotic protection ABC transporter ATP-binding subunit, with the protein MSKYMLETRDIGKMFKDEKVLTNINMHVKYSEIYGLLGLNGAGKSTLMKIICGIFRPSVGEVMFAGHKWNRNDLHEIGSLIEGPAIYGNLTAYDNLKLFCLQEGIPLNEINPVLAKMKLENTGKKKVKNFSIGMKQRLGIAMALIKKPKLLVLDEPSNGLDPMGIQELRTLLTELKDNGITIMISSHILSEIQLVSDTIGIIHNGTLEYEKENNHEENLEKTFFDITVSQRGCIMT; encoded by the coding sequence ATGTCAAAATATATGTTAGAGACACGAGATATAGGAAAAATGTTCAAAGATGAGAAAGTCTTAACGAATATTAATATGCATGTAAAATACAGTGAAATCTATGGATTGCTTGGATTGAACGGCGCTGGCAAATCTACATTAATGAAAATAATATGTGGTATATTTAGACCATCAGTTGGAGAAGTAATGTTTGCTGGACATAAATGGAATAGAAATGACTTACATGAAATTGGTTCTTTAATTGAAGGTCCAGCTATTTATGGGAATCTAACTGCTTATGATAACTTAAAGCTATTTTGTTTACAAGAAGGTATCCCATTAAATGAAATTAATCCTGTTTTAGCTAAAATGAAATTGGAAAACACCGGTAAAAAGAAAGTGAAGAACTTTTCTATAGGTATGAAACAACGTTTAGGAATTGCAATGGCCCTGATTAAAAAGCCGAAATTATTAGTGCTTGATGAACCTAGCAATGGTCTTGATCCAATGGGAATTCAAGAGTTACGTACATTATTAACCGAATTAAAAGACAACGGTATTACCATTATGATCTCTAGTCATATTCTATCTGAAATTCAACTGGTATCAGATACGATTGGTATTATTCATAATGGAACTTTAGAATATGAAAAAGAGAATAACCATGAAGAAAACTTAGAAAAAACATTCTTTGATATTACCGTAAGCCAAAGGGGATGCATCATGACATGA
- a CDS encoding ABC transporter permease — MLKNLLKKNFRDFRSHASEFSSVFILSLLSILIFSGLLAASQGMEEKFEKWSESSNMADEWVTIRDQQENKVLQELKDKKSIDQVMQQQYLNVKVGTASSKKQLQLVIDNGTISKPAIIKGDKFSTQTKGIWLDSNFAKENDYKVDSNIQLNVNGETKSYLIKGLVASPNFIAYTGPANDIVADHEKYGYVLTNTKTIPSLKNASNQILVTKNEEYSEFDLKEDLKDVLGTSLIDISNRNEKNNVSEFIQKKNSVKKLSIMFCTVLFALVILTTETTIRRLVNKQRSIIGLLRALGLSKFKIILHYVQYGFLPTLFGGTIGLFFGPRTIAPLILDKQKPLFNMPYWEVTPSKWSWVMLGVLVLIGSIAGITAILKTLKDAPAKIMQPQKIKRTPKNIVEMFPRLWDSLSWDWRWVLRDISRAKLRALIGIFGVIGSLMLLISGLGIQQSLNDSNEKTFGSDQSYKNEIKISPTIDKSIMDLMDSELNGDYQTIQQLPANLSTSRKDLMSLITIVEPGIYMNFNSTDYESVNLEKEDGVFISDYISKQLNVRKGDSIKLIGNFSEQNLIVPIAGILKVGSPQGIVMSKDYWGELEQLYVPTTVLTGQKVSKKISDDEDVVQVNSLAQNLESANKVLTSFQSIIILLIVFAVLLSWFILYNLGALNFTERYREYATLRVLGFRLNEIRSIIIKDSIATWIMGTIIGIPLGLLFLDSYVALANSTTTQFFMHISSLRIGTAILIVLFNVILISLFISRQVKKMDMATALKSVE; from the coding sequence ATGCTAAAAAATCTTCTAAAAAAAAATTTCAGAGATTTTCGTTCTCATGCTTCCGAATTTAGTTCAGTATTTATTTTATCATTATTAAGCATCTTGATTTTTTCAGGATTGTTAGCTGCAAGCCAAGGAATGGAAGAGAAATTTGAGAAATGGTCAGAGAGTTCTAATATGGCTGATGAATGGGTTACTATTAGGGATCAGCAAGAAAATAAAGTACTTCAAGAATTAAAAGATAAAAAATCAATTGACCAGGTTATGCAACAACAATATCTAAATGTTAAGGTTGGAACAGCCTCTTCAAAGAAGCAGCTGCAATTGGTAATAGATAATGGAACAATTTCAAAGCCAGCAATAATTAAGGGTGACAAATTCTCTACCCAAACAAAAGGAATCTGGCTGGATAGTAATTTTGCAAAAGAAAACGATTATAAAGTTGATTCGAATATTCAATTAAATGTTAATGGTGAAACCAAAAGTTATTTAATAAAAGGATTGGTAGCCAGTCCTAACTTTATTGCATATACAGGACCAGCAAATGATATTGTAGCAGATCATGAAAAATACGGTTATGTATTAACTAACACAAAAACCATTCCTTCTTTAAAAAACGCAAGTAATCAAATATTGGTTACGAAAAATGAAGAGTATTCAGAGTTTGATTTAAAAGAAGACTTAAAAGATGTTTTAGGTACTTCATTAATTGATATTTCTAATAGGAATGAAAAAAACAATGTATCAGAGTTTATTCAGAAAAAAAATAGTGTAAAAAAACTTTCTATCATGTTCTGCACAGTTTTATTCGCATTAGTGATTTTAACAACAGAAACAACTATTAGAAGATTGGTTAATAAACAGAGAAGTATTATTGGTCTTTTGAGAGCTTTGGGATTGAGCAAGTTTAAAATTATCCTCCATTATGTCCAATACGGTTTTCTGCCAACTCTTTTTGGTGGAACTATAGGATTATTCTTTGGACCAAGGACAATTGCACCACTTATTTTAGATAAACAGAAACCACTTTTTAATATGCCATATTGGGAGGTAACTCCCTCGAAGTGGAGTTGGGTAATGCTCGGCGTATTAGTATTAATAGGGAGTATAGCAGGAATTACTGCTATTTTAAAAACACTAAAAGATGCACCAGCAAAAATAATGCAACCACAAAAAATCAAACGTACACCTAAAAATATAGTTGAAATGTTCCCGCGGCTTTGGGATAGTTTGTCTTGGGATTGGCGTTGGGTTTTACGAGATATATCCAGAGCTAAATTACGTGCTTTGATTGGTATCTTTGGTGTAATTGGTTCATTAATGCTTTTAATTTCTGGATTAGGAATCCAACAATCTTTAAATGACTCCAATGAAAAGACATTTGGTAGTGATCAGTCATATAAAAATGAGATTAAAATATCCCCTACTATAGACAAATCTATTATGGACTTGATGGACTCTGAATTAAATGGTGACTATCAAACTATTCAACAATTACCTGCAAACCTTTCGACTTCAAGGAAAGATTTGATGTCGCTAATTACAATTGTTGAACCTGGTATTTACATGAATTTTAATTCAACGGATTATGAATCAGTTAATTTAGAAAAAGAAGACGGTGTTTTTATTTCTGATTATATATCAAAACAGTTAAATGTGAGAAAGGGTGACTCGATAAAACTTATTGGTAATTTTTCTGAACAAAATTTAATTGTTCCTATTGCGGGAATCTTAAAAGTAGGGAGTCCTCAAGGTATAGTGATGAGTAAAGATTATTGGGGAGAATTAGAACAATTATATGTTCCTACTACGGTTTTAACTGGACAAAAAGTATCTAAAAAAATATCTGACGACGAGGATGTTGTTCAAGTAAATTCGTTAGCGCAAAATTTGGAAAGTGCAAATAAAGTTTTGACTTCTTTTCAGAGTATTATTATTCTACTTATCGTTTTTGCGGTTCTTCTAAGTTGGTTTATTTTATATAATCTAGGAGCACTTAATTTTACGGAAAGATATCGAGAGTATGCTACTTTGAGAGTCTTAGGCTTTAGATTGAACGAGATTCGGTCAATAATTATAAAAGATAGTATTGCTACTTGGATTATGGGAACGATTATAGGCATACCCTTAGGATTACTATTTTTAGATTCTTATGTAGCGTTAGCAAATTCTACAACTACTCAATTTTTTATGCATATAAGTAGTCTAAGAATAGGAACAGCAATCTTAATTGTTTTATTTAATGTTATATTAATTTCTCTGTTTATTTCCAGACAAGTCAAAAAAATGGATATGGCGACAGCCTTAAAAAGCGTAGAATAG